A window from Rhea pennata isolate bPtePen1 chromosome 1, bPtePen1.pri, whole genome shotgun sequence encodes these proteins:
- the IL10RB gene encoding interleukin-10 receptor subunit beta isoform X4 yields MRAGLRGAGLRGALCGCLLLCAFGIVPKPQNARIISVNLHSVLQWDPPRFHKGNLTYTAQFKSSLPKSTFENLSTNTGLTECDVSSLSAYGDYILRVRAESKNEQSDWAIIRFKPMDDTIIGPPDVKMKSESGSLHVDFIGPIAEHKPDKWSLKQYYGSWNYRILYWKKGSKKEVIRIDTKHNSEILSQLEPWTMYCIQVQAVIPEWNKTGELSQELCDQTTHNGVTPAWIIVTVLFGPMLAVIIFVPICFFSFLFLYRLIKHVFCPSYYFPQHLKEFLSKPSNGSQFFSPVPQEEHLLCDKLTVISEKSQNQSEEIMDEASNTTEQLQDSEQEFSNVKVVPASEGD; encoded by the exons CATTTGGAATAGTGCCAAAGCCCCAAAATGCaagaattatttcagttaaCCTTCATAGCGTTTTACAGTGGGATCCACCTAGGTTTCACAAAGGAAATCTAACTTACACTGCCCAGTTTAAGAG CAGTCTCCCTAAAAGCACATTTGAAAACTTGAGCACAAACACGGGACTCACAGAGTGCGATGTCTCTTCCCTGTCTGCATATGGAGACTATATTTTACGCGTCAGAGCGGAGTCAAAAAATGAACAGTCAGACTGGGCCATCATCAGATTTAAGCCGATGGATGACA CCATCATTGGGCCACCTGATGTAAAAATGAAGTCAGAATCTGGGTCTTTGCACGTGGACTTCATAGGCCCTATTGCTGAACATAAACCTGACAAGTGGTCCTTAAAGCAGTATTATGGCTCATGGAATTACAGAATACTATACTggaagaaaggcagcaaaaaggAG GTCATTCGCATAGATACCAAACATAACTCTGAAATATTGTCTCAGCTGGAGCCATGGACAATGTATTGTATTCAAGTACAAGCGGTTATTCCCGAGTGGAACAAAACCGGGGAACTGAGTCAAGAGCTTTGCGACCAGACAACCCACAATG GTGTAACCCCTGCATGGATAATTGTCACTGTTCTTTTTGGACCCATGTTGGCTGTTATAATATTTGTTCccatttgcttcttttcctttttgtttctgtatcgACTGATCAAACATGTTTTCTGCCCTTCATATTATTTCCCACAACACCTCAAAgag TTTTTGAGCAAGCCTTCTAATGGTTCGCAGTTCTTTTCTCCAGTCCCCCAAGAAGAGCATCTTCTTTGTGACAAGTTAACggttatttcagaaaaatcccAAAATCAAAGTGAGGAGATTATGGATGAGGCCAGCAATACAACAGAGCAGCTTCAGGACTCTGAACAAGAATTTTCTAATGTAAAAGTAGTACCAGCTTCAGAAGGGGACTAA
- the IL10RB gene encoding interleukin-10 receptor subunit beta isoform X2 codes for MRAGLRGAGLRGALCGCLLLCAFGIVPKPQNARIISVNLHSVLQWDPPRFHKGNLTYTAQFKRNSHFTAARARVPSFARRWGAVSLPLKGFSSELTIRAEAACTPSTSRAGFSLPKSTFENLSTNTGLTECDVSSLSAYGDYILRVRAESKNEQSDWAIIRFKPMDDTIIGPPDVKMKSESGSLHVDFIGPIAEHKPDKWSLKQYYGSWNYRILYWKKGSKKEVIRIDTKHNSEILSQLEPWTMYCIQVQAVIPEWNKTGELSQELCDQTTHNGVTPAWIIVTVLFGPMLAVIIFVPICFFSFLFLYRLIKHVFCPSYYFPQHLKEFLSKPSNGSQFFSPVPQEEHLLCDKLTVISEKSQNQSEEIMDEASNTTEQLQDSEQEFSNVKVVPASEGD; via the exons CATTTGGAATAGTGCCAAAGCCCCAAAATGCaagaattatttcagttaaCCTTCATAGCGTTTTACAGTGGGATCCACCTAGGTTTCACAAAGGAAATCTAACTTACACTGCCCAGTTTAAGAG aaattctcattttacagcTGCACGTGCTCGTGTTCCCTCCTTTGCAAGAAGGTGGGGAGCTGTATCTTTGCCCTTGAAAGGCTTCTCTTCTGAGCTAACCATCAGGGCAGAGGCAGCTTGCACGCCTTCTACCTCCAGAGCTGGTTT CAGTCTCCCTAAAAGCACATTTGAAAACTTGAGCACAAACACGGGACTCACAGAGTGCGATGTCTCTTCCCTGTCTGCATATGGAGACTATATTTTACGCGTCAGAGCGGAGTCAAAAAATGAACAGTCAGACTGGGCCATCATCAGATTTAAGCCGATGGATGACA CCATCATTGGGCCACCTGATGTAAAAATGAAGTCAGAATCTGGGTCTTTGCACGTGGACTTCATAGGCCCTATTGCTGAACATAAACCTGACAAGTGGTCCTTAAAGCAGTATTATGGCTCATGGAATTACAGAATACTATACTggaagaaaggcagcaaaaaggAG GTCATTCGCATAGATACCAAACATAACTCTGAAATATTGTCTCAGCTGGAGCCATGGACAATGTATTGTATTCAAGTACAAGCGGTTATTCCCGAGTGGAACAAAACCGGGGAACTGAGTCAAGAGCTTTGCGACCAGACAACCCACAATG GTGTAACCCCTGCATGGATAATTGTCACTGTTCTTTTTGGACCCATGTTGGCTGTTATAATATTTGTTCccatttgcttcttttcctttttgtttctgtatcgACTGATCAAACATGTTTTCTGCCCTTCATATTATTTCCCACAACACCTCAAAgag TTTTTGAGCAAGCCTTCTAATGGTTCGCAGTTCTTTTCTCCAGTCCCCCAAGAAGAGCATCTTCTTTGTGACAAGTTAACggttatttcagaaaaatcccAAAATCAAAGTGAGGAGATTATGGATGAGGCCAGCAATACAACAGAGCAGCTTCAGGACTCTGAACAAGAATTTTCTAATGTAAAAGTAGTACCAGCTTCAGAAGGGGACTAA
- the IL10RB gene encoding interleukin-10 receptor subunit beta isoform X1 has product MRAGLRGAGLRGALCGCLLLCAFGIVPKPQNARIISVNLHSVLQWDPPRFHKGNLTYTAQFKRNSHFTAARARVPSFARRWGAVSLPLKGFSSELTIRAEAACTPSTSRAGFSSLPKSTFENLSTNTGLTECDVSSLSAYGDYILRVRAESKNEQSDWAIIRFKPMDDTIIGPPDVKMKSESGSLHVDFIGPIAEHKPDKWSLKQYYGSWNYRILYWKKGSKKEVIRIDTKHNSEILSQLEPWTMYCIQVQAVIPEWNKTGELSQELCDQTTHNGVTPAWIIVTVLFGPMLAVIIFVPICFFSFLFLYRLIKHVFCPSYYFPQHLKEFLSKPSNGSQFFSPVPQEEHLLCDKLTVISEKSQNQSEEIMDEASNTTEQLQDSEQEFSNVKVVPASEGD; this is encoded by the exons CATTTGGAATAGTGCCAAAGCCCCAAAATGCaagaattatttcagttaaCCTTCATAGCGTTTTACAGTGGGATCCACCTAGGTTTCACAAAGGAAATCTAACTTACACTGCCCAGTTTAAGAG aaattctcattttacagcTGCACGTGCTCGTGTTCCCTCCTTTGCAAGAAGGTGGGGAGCTGTATCTTTGCCCTTGAAAGGCTTCTCTTCTGAGCTAACCATCAGGGCAGAGGCAGCTTGCACGCCTTCTACCTCCAGAGCTGGTTT CAGCAGTCTCCCTAAAAGCACATTTGAAAACTTGAGCACAAACACGGGACTCACAGAGTGCGATGTCTCTTCCCTGTCTGCATATGGAGACTATATTTTACGCGTCAGAGCGGAGTCAAAAAATGAACAGTCAGACTGGGCCATCATCAGATTTAAGCCGATGGATGACA CCATCATTGGGCCACCTGATGTAAAAATGAAGTCAGAATCTGGGTCTTTGCACGTGGACTTCATAGGCCCTATTGCTGAACATAAACCTGACAAGTGGTCCTTAAAGCAGTATTATGGCTCATGGAATTACAGAATACTATACTggaagaaaggcagcaaaaaggAG GTCATTCGCATAGATACCAAACATAACTCTGAAATATTGTCTCAGCTGGAGCCATGGACAATGTATTGTATTCAAGTACAAGCGGTTATTCCCGAGTGGAACAAAACCGGGGAACTGAGTCAAGAGCTTTGCGACCAGACAACCCACAATG GTGTAACCCCTGCATGGATAATTGTCACTGTTCTTTTTGGACCCATGTTGGCTGTTATAATATTTGTTCccatttgcttcttttcctttttgtttctgtatcgACTGATCAAACATGTTTTCTGCCCTTCATATTATTTCCCACAACACCTCAAAgag TTTTTGAGCAAGCCTTCTAATGGTTCGCAGTTCTTTTCTCCAGTCCCCCAAGAAGAGCATCTTCTTTGTGACAAGTTAACggttatttcagaaaaatcccAAAATCAAAGTGAGGAGATTATGGATGAGGCCAGCAATACAACAGAGCAGCTTCAGGACTCTGAACAAGAATTTTCTAATGTAAAAGTAGTACCAGCTTCAGAAGGGGACTAA
- the IL10RB gene encoding interleukin-10 receptor subunit beta isoform X3, with translation MRAGLRGAGLRGALCGCLLLCAFGIVPKPQNARIISVNLHSVLQWDPPRFHKGNLTYTAQFKSSSLPKSTFENLSTNTGLTECDVSSLSAYGDYILRVRAESKNEQSDWAIIRFKPMDDTIIGPPDVKMKSESGSLHVDFIGPIAEHKPDKWSLKQYYGSWNYRILYWKKGSKKEVIRIDTKHNSEILSQLEPWTMYCIQVQAVIPEWNKTGELSQELCDQTTHNGVTPAWIIVTVLFGPMLAVIIFVPICFFSFLFLYRLIKHVFCPSYYFPQHLKEFLSKPSNGSQFFSPVPQEEHLLCDKLTVISEKSQNQSEEIMDEASNTTEQLQDSEQEFSNVKVVPASEGD, from the exons CATTTGGAATAGTGCCAAAGCCCCAAAATGCaagaattatttcagttaaCCTTCATAGCGTTTTACAGTGGGATCCACCTAGGTTTCACAAAGGAAATCTAACTTACACTGCCCAGTTTAAGAG CAGCAGTCTCCCTAAAAGCACATTTGAAAACTTGAGCACAAACACGGGACTCACAGAGTGCGATGTCTCTTCCCTGTCTGCATATGGAGACTATATTTTACGCGTCAGAGCGGAGTCAAAAAATGAACAGTCAGACTGGGCCATCATCAGATTTAAGCCGATGGATGACA CCATCATTGGGCCACCTGATGTAAAAATGAAGTCAGAATCTGGGTCTTTGCACGTGGACTTCATAGGCCCTATTGCTGAACATAAACCTGACAAGTGGTCCTTAAAGCAGTATTATGGCTCATGGAATTACAGAATACTATACTggaagaaaggcagcaaaaaggAG GTCATTCGCATAGATACCAAACATAACTCTGAAATATTGTCTCAGCTGGAGCCATGGACAATGTATTGTATTCAAGTACAAGCGGTTATTCCCGAGTGGAACAAAACCGGGGAACTGAGTCAAGAGCTTTGCGACCAGACAACCCACAATG GTGTAACCCCTGCATGGATAATTGTCACTGTTCTTTTTGGACCCATGTTGGCTGTTATAATATTTGTTCccatttgcttcttttcctttttgtttctgtatcgACTGATCAAACATGTTTTCTGCCCTTCATATTATTTCCCACAACACCTCAAAgag TTTTTGAGCAAGCCTTCTAATGGTTCGCAGTTCTTTTCTCCAGTCCCCCAAGAAGAGCATCTTCTTTGTGACAAGTTAACggttatttcagaaaaatcccAAAATCAAAGTGAGGAGATTATGGATGAGGCCAGCAATACAACAGAGCAGCTTCAGGACTCTGAACAAGAATTTTCTAATGTAAAAGTAGTACCAGCTTCAGAAGGGGACTAA
- the IL10RB gene encoding interleukin-10 receptor subunit beta isoform X6 yields MQNKKTVILCRVLPRRLSLTSLPKSTFENLSTNTGLTECDVSSLSAYGDYILRVRAESKNEQSDWAIIRFKPMDDTIIGPPDVKMKSESGSLHVDFIGPIAEHKPDKWSLKQYYGSWNYRILYWKKGSKKEVIRIDTKHNSEILSQLEPWTMYCIQVQAVIPEWNKTGELSQELCDQTTHNGVTPAWIIVTVLFGPMLAVIIFVPICFFSFLFLYRLIKHVFCPSYYFPQHLKEFLSKPSNGSQFFSPVPQEEHLLCDKLTVISEKSQNQSEEIMDEASNTTEQLQDSEQEFSNVKVVPASEGD; encoded by the exons atgcaaaacaaaaagaccGTTATCCTGTGCCGCGTGCTTCCCAGGCGGCTCTCGCTCAC CAGTCTCCCTAAAAGCACATTTGAAAACTTGAGCACAAACACGGGACTCACAGAGTGCGATGTCTCTTCCCTGTCTGCATATGGAGACTATATTTTACGCGTCAGAGCGGAGTCAAAAAATGAACAGTCAGACTGGGCCATCATCAGATTTAAGCCGATGGATGACA CCATCATTGGGCCACCTGATGTAAAAATGAAGTCAGAATCTGGGTCTTTGCACGTGGACTTCATAGGCCCTATTGCTGAACATAAACCTGACAAGTGGTCCTTAAAGCAGTATTATGGCTCATGGAATTACAGAATACTATACTggaagaaaggcagcaaaaaggAG GTCATTCGCATAGATACCAAACATAACTCTGAAATATTGTCTCAGCTGGAGCCATGGACAATGTATTGTATTCAAGTACAAGCGGTTATTCCCGAGTGGAACAAAACCGGGGAACTGAGTCAAGAGCTTTGCGACCAGACAACCCACAATG GTGTAACCCCTGCATGGATAATTGTCACTGTTCTTTTTGGACCCATGTTGGCTGTTATAATATTTGTTCccatttgcttcttttcctttttgtttctgtatcgACTGATCAAACATGTTTTCTGCCCTTCATATTATTTCCCACAACACCTCAAAgag TTTTTGAGCAAGCCTTCTAATGGTTCGCAGTTCTTTTCTCCAGTCCCCCAAGAAGAGCATCTTCTTTGTGACAAGTTAACggttatttcagaaaaatcccAAAATCAAAGTGAGGAGATTATGGATGAGGCCAGCAATACAACAGAGCAGCTTCAGGACTCTGAACAAGAATTTTCTAATGTAAAAGTAGTACCAGCTTCAGAAGGGGACTAA
- the IL10RB gene encoding interleukin-10 receptor subunit beta isoform X5 — MQNKKTVILCRVLPRRLSLTSSLPKSTFENLSTNTGLTECDVSSLSAYGDYILRVRAESKNEQSDWAIIRFKPMDDTIIGPPDVKMKSESGSLHVDFIGPIAEHKPDKWSLKQYYGSWNYRILYWKKGSKKEVIRIDTKHNSEILSQLEPWTMYCIQVQAVIPEWNKTGELSQELCDQTTHNGVTPAWIIVTVLFGPMLAVIIFVPICFFSFLFLYRLIKHVFCPSYYFPQHLKEFLSKPSNGSQFFSPVPQEEHLLCDKLTVISEKSQNQSEEIMDEASNTTEQLQDSEQEFSNVKVVPASEGD, encoded by the exons atgcaaaacaaaaagaccGTTATCCTGTGCCGCGTGCTTCCCAGGCGGCTCTCGCTCAC CAGCAGTCTCCCTAAAAGCACATTTGAAAACTTGAGCACAAACACGGGACTCACAGAGTGCGATGTCTCTTCCCTGTCTGCATATGGAGACTATATTTTACGCGTCAGAGCGGAGTCAAAAAATGAACAGTCAGACTGGGCCATCATCAGATTTAAGCCGATGGATGACA CCATCATTGGGCCACCTGATGTAAAAATGAAGTCAGAATCTGGGTCTTTGCACGTGGACTTCATAGGCCCTATTGCTGAACATAAACCTGACAAGTGGTCCTTAAAGCAGTATTATGGCTCATGGAATTACAGAATACTATACTggaagaaaggcagcaaaaaggAG GTCATTCGCATAGATACCAAACATAACTCTGAAATATTGTCTCAGCTGGAGCCATGGACAATGTATTGTATTCAAGTACAAGCGGTTATTCCCGAGTGGAACAAAACCGGGGAACTGAGTCAAGAGCTTTGCGACCAGACAACCCACAATG GTGTAACCCCTGCATGGATAATTGTCACTGTTCTTTTTGGACCCATGTTGGCTGTTATAATATTTGTTCccatttgcttcttttcctttttgtttctgtatcgACTGATCAAACATGTTTTCTGCCCTTCATATTATTTCCCACAACACCTCAAAgag TTTTTGAGCAAGCCTTCTAATGGTTCGCAGTTCTTTTCTCCAGTCCCCCAAGAAGAGCATCTTCTTTGTGACAAGTTAACggttatttcagaaaaatcccAAAATCAAAGTGAGGAGATTATGGATGAGGCCAGCAATACAACAGAGCAGCTTCAGGACTCTGAACAAGAATTTTCTAATGTAAAAGTAGTACCAGCTTCAGAAGGGGACTAA